In the Populus trichocarpa isolate Nisqually-1 chromosome 1, P.trichocarpa_v4.1, whole genome shotgun sequence genome, one interval contains:
- the LOC112326291 gene encoding receptor like protein 22 produces MTSYWRVACWFSFLPFLSPANSSFTPLSQTSSHPFLGQHCSSSEKTALLQLKRDLSAAKPESSIPLQPSSGSLLTSWKPNTDCCSWESVNCHEVTKHVFGLNLSGHNLSGLVNSIKFLNLPYLERLNLVNCNIGEIPSFVQKLGGLVELDLSINKIHGKVPKWIWLLESLVYLNLSNNFLDGFEAPPSAPFLSSLTSLDLTCNLIEGSIPTLPISISFLSLAKNKLTGEIPVSLCSLSNLTILDACYNYMSGQIPKCLEVLGDTLIVLNLRKNRFSGLMPWKFTKECSLKTLNLYANQLTGKIPMSLKHCKRLQVLDLGDNQINDTFPFWLGVLPDLRVLILQSNSLRCPIGEPLASNDFPMLQILDLSSNYFTGNLPLDYFAIWKSMRIKLNGSLMYMGSYYYREWMSITSKGQRMDDINILTIFNVLDLSNNLFEGEIPEVIGDLKLLEVLNLSTNNLIGEIPLSLSKLTLLESLDLSKNKLIGEIPMKLLSLTFLSVLNLSYNRLEGKIPIGNQFSTFANDSYEGNIGLCGFPLSKKCDDVEDHQSSGAQRESILSDPISPFSWKFALVGYGCGAPVGVAIGYILFWRTKRCTKWIEQSFKAKKRQKNEQNRRRRRKFK; encoded by the coding sequence ATGACAAGTTATTGGCGAGTAGCTTGTTGGTTTTCATTCCTACCCTTCTTATCTCCAGCAAACTCTAGTTTCACACCATTGTCACAAACTTCTTCTCACCCTTTCTTGGGCCAACATTGCAGTAGCAGTGAAAAAACAGCCTTGCTCCAACTCAAAAGGGATTTATCTGCAGCCAAACCTGAATCCTCTATTCCTCTCCAGCCTTCCTCAGGTTCTTTGCTTACTTCATGGAAGCCTAACACTGATTGTTGCTCATGGGAAAGTGTCAATTGCCATGAAGTTACAAAACATGTGTTTGGCCTTAACCTTAGTGGTCACAACCTTTCTGGTCTTGTTAATTCAATCAAGTTTCTTAACCTCCCCTACCTTGAAAGGCTGAATCTTGTCAACTGCAATATTGGAGAAATCCCGAGTTTCGTGCAGAAACTAGGTGGGTTGGTTGAGCTTGACCTTTCTATCAACAAAATCCATGGCAAAGTGCCTAAATGGATTTGGCTGTTAGAAAGTTTAGTTTACTTAAATCTGTCTAACAATTTCTTGGATGGATTTGAAGCACCACCTTCTGCTCCATTTTTAAGCTCTTTGACCTCTCTCGATCTTACCTGCAATTTAATAGAAGGATCGATTCCAACTCTACCAATCTCTATCAGCTTCCTCTCACTTGCAAAGAACAAGCTCACTGGAGAGATTCCTGTATCATTATGCAGCTTGAGCAACCTGACAATCTTGGATGCCTGTTATAATTACATGTCAGGCCAAATTCCAAAATGTCTTGAGGTCCTTGGTGATACCCTCATCGTACTAAATCTGCGGAAGAATAGATTTTCCGGATTGATGCCCTGGAAATTCACTAAAGAATGCAGCCTCAAGACACTCAACTTATATGCTAATCAGTTGACAGGGAAAATTCCAATGTCTCTGAAGCATTGTAAACGCCTTCAAGTTTTAGACCTTGGAGATAACCAGATTAACGACACGTTTCCTTTCTGGTTAGGGGTGCTTCCCGATTTGCGTGTTCTTATCCTACAATCAAATAGTTTGCGTTGTCCCATTGGTGAGCCATTGGCATCAAATGACTTCCCAATGCTTCAAATCTTGGATCTATCCTCGAATTATTTCACAGGAAATTTGCCATTGGATTACTTTGCAATATGGAAGTCAATGAGGATCAAGTTGAATGGGTCACTGATGTATATGGGATCTTACTATTACAGGGAGTGGATGTCAATAACAAGCAAAGGACAAAGAATGGATGATATAAACATCTTAACAATTTTCAATGTCCTAGACCTGTCAAACAATCTTTTTGAAGGAGAGATTCCTGAAGTGATTGGTGATCTCAAGTTGCTAGAGGTACTCAATCTGTCTACAAATAATCTGATAGGTGAGATCCCACTATCTTTATCAAAGTTGACATTGCTTGAGTCCTTAGACCTCTCAAAAAACAAGCTCATAGGTGAGATCCCAATGAAACTATTAAGCTTGACATTTCTATCGGTTCTCAACCTTTCGTATAATAGGTTAGAGGGGAAGATTCCAATAGGGAATCAATTTTCTACCTTCGCTAATGATTCCTACGAGGGAAACATTGGGTTGTGCGGGTTCCCATTGTCAAAGAAATGTGATGATGTTGAAGATCATCAGTCATCAGGAGCTCAACGAGAAAGCATCCTTTCGGATCCAATTAGTCCATTTAGTTGGAAATTTGCTTTGGTTGGATATGGATGTGGGGCGCCTGTGGGAGTTGCCATTGGTTACATCTTGTTTTGGAGGACCAAGAGATGCACTAAGTGGATTGAACAATCATTCAAGGCAAAGAAACGGCAGAAAAATGAACAGaatcgaagaagaagaagaaagttcaaGTAG